The Artemia franciscana chromosome 2, ASM3288406v1, whole genome shotgun sequence genome segment tgttttacttttttatttatcccccaaaaatttattgtttttggaaaattctGTGGATTTTTGTAAATAACTAGGATTGTATATACTGATTTGGTTTCATCATTGcctatttttagtattttttcaatttctgggTTTTCTTTGAGTTCATCTTCCACTTCAGCGAAGTCTGCAGtctctttttcaataaataagatacctttttttccaattatgttGTTTTTGAAGTTGTCTGCTTTTTCtttgtcatatttttcaaagataatttcattgttgttgaattttattttctgtagtGTGATCATATCTGTAGTGGTTGGTGCTCTTGTTTGGATAACCATTGAGCCGCCAGGGCCAGGTGCCTCAATGATTGTTCCATAGTTGCCCAGTTCTTTTTTAAGGATTCTGGCAACTAGTAATTTGGCTCCTGGAGTCATTCTTCCTTTAATTTGGTTTTTGTACTGTATCCATGCTAGTACAGTACAATTCTTATCAAGTTTTTCAAGattatttgtaaaattatgGTCATCATGGGGATCCCCCATTTTTTCCTCCTTGAGGAATCTTccttcaaatatatagcctatcagtaaaaaatgaaagataataAATTCGCAACGACAAGGCAAAAAGATTTATCCAAACACAGGTTCAGGATctctcaattttcaattctACAACTGTGTAATTTTTGCAGAATAATCTTTGCTCTTTTCTTCCCCCTCCTTTTCTGTATAAccttgtattttgtttatttgatttcttctACAAAAATTTTCCAGCGATGTGACAAGTGGGTGAAACAATTAAAAGGTATGGACACTGCGATTTACTACTGATTCTGTACGTTGTAAaatagaaatctaaaaaaaatggaatttttgaaaagacattATTGCAAAGTCTTTCTATTTTCTCTTAATCTTCTCTACCGTGGGTTCCACAGGGGGTAAAACggctatgaaaaataaaatgtgcGACATATGACATTTTTGGAACTTTTCAGGAGAGCCAAAAACAGGAGAATGTTTGTCGCCTGTGGTCGCTCTGAGGGATGAGACTAATTGAGATAAAGGGAAGACGTTCTAAACTAAGTTTTTATGCTCTTTGCAgtggtataaattaaatttaactatTCCAAACGAATTCaaaattatactattttatggcTTATATCTTCTTTTTCCTACAGATAAATCCTATCTTCTTCTGTCCAATATATTCTGAGGGAATTCAGAATTAATCCATTTTTGGCGTATGAGTCCtctttccttgaaaaaaatataagacacATGCCATTATAGCTCCATGGCATAATCTACTTCCGTCAAAACTGGCGTACGTCTCGTACCGTTTGTAACGGTACAAGATAGGACAAATCTGACTGCACCGTTCGACTCCTCACCCTGTGTTTACTCATTACACATACATCTTGTTCTACCAAACTGCCAAACGTGGCACCTTTAATTATCAGAGCCGAAGGGCAGAATGTGCATTTGTTCAActaaaaatttgcaaaaccTGTAAAATTTGGGACAAATATGACTCTTGTCTCGAGAAAAAAGGTTTCCTCTTGTATGCATTtactttcttccaaaattttgtaATAACTCGGTTCTGTCCACCACCTTGTGTTTTGATGGCTGCGGCTTTCCTAAGTTTTGAACATTGTTTTGAAATCAAGCAGAACATTTTGGCTAGGAACTTGGGAGAATCTACTTAGGTGCACTGCTAAAACTTAAGGCACCTCCTAAAATATCTCACTTTCTTCTTCATGTATTCTCTTCGTTTTGAGCTATCTTGTTGTACAGAAATTGCCTTTAATTTGGTTAtagtagtaattttgttcaactatatcttttagcatcatatttacaaaaaaaaaatgggaggaTATGAGAAAGTATACCTTAAGTTTAGTATGAAGgactctttctataaaaaattgaaatttgagactaaaaagatgtattttgctattttaattCCTCCTCTTTAAAATAGCCCTCCCTGCTTTTTGGCTATGTGCCCCCTGATTTCTGCTttatatgaaaaagaaagaagactgGTCTGTCATCTCGTTAAAGACCATGTAATTCATAATCGCAATTTTAGCGTTGCTGATTTCATGTTATTGGCATGGATGAAATATCAACTTAAAGCACAATCCATCTTTCAGGTGACAttggaaaaaactaatataaaaaagaacatGGGAGCATACACTATTACAGGCTTTTGTGTCAGTCTAATCTATATTGAAGTTAACGATTGAGCGTTTTGGCTGAAACAACTCTTCATGAAATTTTGCATAAACTGACGAGTTAGAAGAATATTCACCAAGTTTCTATTTAACTGAAATTATAgactttgaaattttattatctAACAATATATCCCCTCCCCCCCTATCCCTAGGAATAAGCACCATTTGGGCATTTTCCAGATGTTGCTACGAGGATTTTCGCATTTAATAGGTAAAATTCTTAGTTTcctattttttaccatttttcaatGTCTTTTTGTGCCACTAAGGGCATTGAATATTGgtacaggtaaaaaaaaagaaaaagctgaaTCACCAAGTCCTAGAGCCTATTggtatcaagaaaaaaaaaatcaatcttcttgttaaataaaattaattacattatTTATACATAGGCTCTATCCTATCGTTATTGTTGGTCTTTTTTCGGAAGATTGGAAGTCAGAACTGGAAAGGGTACTATCGTCTGTCAAGGGGGTTGTCAGGGACAGGCATACTATAAACGAAATGTGTGTGCATGGAAATGAACGTACCATTTTATTATGTTCTCGAAATCTCTACTAAAGTAAAAGCATATTTTGTTTAGATCGGGAGCTTGAAGTCTGAAGTCAGTAAAAGTAATAGGCATTGCTGAGCGACTTTCCAAATGGTACAAAGGGATTTGGAGAACGttgattgaaaataattatttttagtctAGTGACCGTTAATCCTGAAATTGCGGTGTTTCTGTTTAGAGGAATTATCGAATGTGCATGAAGGTAGTTGAAACTCAGTTTAAGTGGTATTTGATTTAGCATTGCAAATTCGACAGCCAACCCACGTCATGTCGATATTTTGCTTCAACCCAGCTTATATCGACAAGGAAACCAGTTGACCCTTTTGTCTGTCCAAAGTGCAACTGAATTGACATGATTTCAACGCTTTACAGATCAAACGCCCGCCGTGTCGACAGAGAACTAAATCAAACGATAAATTCCTTATAGCGTCGACACAGAGGCTAAATCAAACGAGACTGTAAATAATTGCTAGTTATAAGTAAGCTGGATAGTTATTTGAATCCCAATTTCTAGAATCCTGACTATCTGTTAGTAATCCAGATTTTCACTAGGAAGAATCTTATCTTTGCCCGCTAAACtcgtatttttcttttcagaatcCAAAGATGTTATCCCAAAGAAAGAAGCTCCTCTTGTAAATGAGGACACATTTGACATGGAACTGTAAAGTTTCTGTTGATTGCCATGAAATGTCACCTGTGAAGTATATCTGCCTTATTAAAGTGCCAATGTGATGTAATTTCTTGCTGCCGATCTTTGACATGGcttaattttaagctttaattttgctttCATAAGAAAGCAGCATTTGGAATATGTTTGTCCTTGATTAAATTGGCTTTATGTAGTTGGTTGGAATTTATTTTGTCGAAGTTCGTATTGATGTCATTTTGTTCGCGTTAGAAGAAAATGCGAATATTCAACCGGTTTTTAGAACAATATTTTAACTACATATATCCTGAAAATTCTGTTTCTGGATCTTTATCCAACCATAGTTCAGCCCCTGGGTACGTCTAGCAAAAATCCTAAGGTGACGATGCTTGAAAGATATTCACTGGGCAAGGAGGTCTGATGCTAGTACTTAACGGGTTTAAATTGTTGAAGatctttgttttcattataattatgaatgtttccaaaatttttaccaaAGGAGGAACCCTCGGACTGCTTCAGTGGAAGGTAGCCCCTGGCAAGAATAGATTTGAGTTTTGCGCATAAAGTTTTAATAACGCATTTTGTCTTGTGCAAACTCTGTGGCTGGGTCCCTATAAAGcagtttattttgaaattctaCTAGGCTAGAGTCACTAGGGAGATACTTCTACAATAGATCCTAGGGAGACAACGGTTGTGGGGATTTTACCAATGAGGAAGAGTCTGATGCCAGCATATAGCGAGTTTCAAGATGAAGACTGTACTTTCATCATAATTATGAGTGTTACTAACTGTGGAGGGATGCctcaaataaataaagaatatcCTACCCCCTCTCGTTGGTTTAAACCTCTATTATCATTTACcttgcattaaaaaaagaaatccttaTCGGCCTTCCAAATTCTGattatttcattttgtcaaaagGGGGAGTAAAAACGATATTTTCAAAGAACTTTGATCGCACTTACTTCGTCGATGTTTACTGAGTTTGCTGCAGAACTCCTTTTTACATAATTGAGTAGATCGGATACTGGACTGGAAAGAGATCAAATTAGCTGGGAAATggataaaaaagggaaaatgaaTACTAGCCTACTGGTTTAATCAAGGATGGTCACATGTGTTTTCCATCGTATTAGTACTTAGCAGTTTAACGTAAttcttgaaaaatcaaaattttgtttgcgCAAATCCTCAGGGAGTTAATTTGAAAAGCGGCAGTATATGCTCCAATACAAACAAGAGCTGTGCAGCACATAAATAGTACTCTAATAATagtactattattattattactattatagtACTATAGTAATAGTGCTAAATAAGTCTTACACAGAATAAAGATTCAGTGGAAGAAAAAACGGGAAATCCAGTTTTCTTATGTATGACTATTACCAGATGAAGGGAGTGAAGATCATTAACATATGTAAAATAtttgtgttgaaaaaaaagtaaaatttcctCAGTGATGGAGTTCAAATAGACGACGGGTATGATTCCCAAATATCTCCCCCTAGCTGTGAGGACCGAGATTTCTCGCTTTTTATCTTGAGTAAGTTCGCCATAGAAAACTTTAGATGTAGGCTGATGATAAATTATTCAAGATGAATATTAAATTGTGTGTGACTCGATGAGTGAAAAATACAGGATTCTCATTATTTCATTCCGTAAAACGAATTTTAGTCAATGGTTGTAACCAAAGCCATGTGGTATTTTCAGTGATACATAAGATAgtgatttttaaaagaaagagtaGAACCGATTGTTGCATTGAGATGGATATCCCTATCAACAGTCGAGTTCTGGATAAGAAGGTTGGGAATTACTATATAGGATATCTATATGCGCTACATtcataaataataagttttaattAGGTTAGGAATTTATCCGCTGGCGTTGAGCCCAATTAGAACTTGTGAACTGGCAACAGTGAGTTTAGTGTGAAAATCAACTGGAGACTGTGTAGACTCCTGTTGCAGCATCGTTGGCAAATAGGATGGTTAACtcgttaaaattttaaaaaaattaggaagaTCATCTATctagattaaaaataataaaaggccAAAAATATAACGTTGTGGAACTCCAACATTGTCGAGTAAAAATCCATTGGATAGAGAATCGGTTTGGTTAGCTTGAAATTTCTTTCTTCAGGAACGACTTCGTCATATCTGGTGGACTTCTTTTTATACTTAGATTcgaaatgtttaaaaattactGCGGTCAACTATGGCGAAAGCATTTTTACGTCAACGAAATTTGTCGACGGAAGGGCCTATTTATGTAGGCCACTATTTGTAAATAACCCAGCTGGTGCTGCTGCTTGCTTGCCTGAGTGTAAACTCTTGAACCCAAActgaaaagataattttttttattcctggaatatatatattaccttttAAAAACTGGTCGAACAAATTTAACAATGAAGAAAGGATAGAAATAATCCTAAATATTTACGtcgtttaaaatatttgaattattctGGCTTTTTCAATCAAGGCTGGAAAAATTCCAATCCTACTgttattattccttatatgaattGATGTTCGACTAATTTCAAACGTATAATAGAAATTGTAGATAATCCATCCCAGACCATAGATTCCTGGTTCGAGACGTGATATTATTTTTAGGTAATCTGGGTGTATGTTCGAGCTAGAGAAAGGACGAATTATAAGGATTTGcttgaaaagataaaaatttaagttGGAACATGATGATCCACTGCCCTTTGTAATATTGAATTCAATATAGTTTGATGGAAACTGACTTTCTACAGCGCCATTCAATTTTCTGAGCTTCAAGTTAACGATATTTCATGATCTTGCAAGCTAAATCTTAGATGATTTAGCAAAAAGATGCACCCCCTCCCAGATTTTAGAGAACTTTCTTTATCTTTAACCTTGTAttcttaattaataatataattttactaAACAGTTCTCTGTTgcagaaaaaatttaagttacATTTATGATAACATATCATTTCTGCGTTGCTTGAGTATGATGATAAAAATATCTTGTCACAGCAAATTCAGCTTGATGCGAGGAACAAATTCCAAGGAATGTATACTTCAAAACTCTCTAACTGATCCTCAACTACGAAATGTTTGCTACACTTAAAAACCGACAAATCCTAGCTGATATGACAGCGAATCCAACGCAATAGCATCTTTAATGGAAGTACCAGTTGAAGGAAACCGGTTTCAGTAACCAAGGCGAGTTAAGGCGTCACAAATACGTATTACTTGATCCTTTTGCTTAGCATCAAAGTTTATTCTTTTCCTGGACTAGTTCGACTTTCAtattagataacttcgaagaccacactgcctttccatgacgaaaatataacagttcaaaatagggatgaaaccttttaatcgacagtgaaacaaatataaaattttaactgaatattttggacacatatacagtgtccatcatcataAGTAAAACTCCCtataaaaggtttcatccctattttaaactgttatattttcgattttcatattgaattttaaatttttcagacaAGCTGTagtactattattactactagaacaataaaagaaaaaaactacggTAATCGGTAATGATTTATTGTCTCCCAGTCAGATACATTATTGTAACactattaaaatacaaattgacaaataagcaaaattaaaaattctacaaTTCTTACCTAACATTTCAAAGGAAAAGgcatttgaaaaattataaatagtacGACgcgaatatttaaattttgcataatctttttcaatttttccttttaagaTCTTGTACATCTTTCAAGGAATAACCTTATCTTAATAGTCGATGATAAATAAACTTATTGATGATAAAACAACGCTAAccttttttcaaggaaaatgtGTCCAACTCTTAACAAATTAACACTAAAGCACTTTCACTTTTCAAAGTTGTTAATTATAATTTTCGTTATCAATTATAAATTGTAGCTTACAGTacaaattcaaaacattttaaCAAGGGGCAGATACGGTAATGTCTACCAACAAAACACCGTATATCAGTCATGACCATACTCAAGGTTCTAATTCAGAGGATATGGGGCGGGGGGTTGTGAAAATGGtcatatatgtatttatattttttaatatgaagACAAGTGCGTTTTTAAATTTCAccgtagggggagggggattattATTTGGATCCTCCCGTCTAGGAAACGCCTTAAtgtcaatattttatttctttttataactTAAGAATGAGAATTGCTGTTGGTTTTGTTTGATAATAAATTAACCCCATAAAATGCTTAAGCTTCCATAGCTTATACAAGTCTTAGGTacactaaaaatatatatggaAACTCTcaaaaacatacatataaaaaaatcgaataAAGGGAGTAATAACTTCAAGTGTAAACAGAGAAAGTATAAAGTCATGATTTTTGTTCGATTTCTGGTCCTTTTTCGTCGCCTGTAGTAGCAGCAGAGGAACCAATCCTTTCATCTTTTATGTCCCGCTCAGAATCAGGGCTTTTATAATATTCTGCTCCGGGGAAAACATATCGCCCAGAACTTTCATACAAGTACCTAccacctgaaaaaaagaaattaggtTTAAGATTTCTTTTAAATGTTTCTGCGAGACATTTTATGGTACATGTCTGTTGGTACTTGTCTCAAGAATTATGCTGTGTAATATTTGACAGAACCCGATTCCCCATCCAGGATCCCATCCAgttatgatttgcttattttgagtgagaaaactacgatgtatttatattttgctaaatatttaatatatggagGTTGTTAGgcgttaggttagattaggtatttAACGTAATACCTTCTGCGCGGCCTCCTTTCCACAATTACATGTTATAGTTTCCATggttttgtttctaaagtgttATATTACCGTCATGTTTTGGCATATTTCCTTAGGATTAACCCAAATTCAATTCTTGAGTGCGTTcggtttaacagacaagtacccattttatgaaaaatttcaaGTAAAATCAATTATTCTGCATCATATTTGATTGATTCTTTGGCCCTGGAAGTCCCAAAAGTGCAAAAACTCCTTGTCACTTAGAGACTATTTTGTTTCCCCGGGCCGGAATTCAATCCGGCTGCAGAATGAGAATTTCTACACATCGATATCGCCCTAGAGTTTTCTGGGCTAATAAAGAGGATTTCGTGTAAAGTGATTTACCACTGACAAATACAATATAAATTGTGGATATATCATATATTCCTGCAAGCGAGAAGAGGAGACAAATAGCTAatttaaagaaagaatttttttttacatttgagaCTTATGTGGGACAACAGAAAACAGATTAGACAAGTCAACTGAGCATGCTCAGTTTCAGAATTTCTGTCCTACAGAACCTCTTATAAGAAAGTTTTTAATGACCTTAGTTTATGATATTTTGGCGAAAACTGTACCGGAGATACCGGATACCCAGGGCGACCACAGAAGGAAGAcattttcaaaacattaaaaatgttCTGTACTTTTGTATATTCTTAGGCTGAAATATTTTGCAGGATGGTAAATTCCTAGGGTGGGGACTGAAAACCCGTATGTTTTCCTATTGGCCTATAAATATGACCACCTATTGGCACGGTGGTCCGGTACAACGTTTTGTTGTACACGGATGAGTAAATATGACTAAACTTCAAATTGATAACTTGCAATTGCGACGgcagtgattattatatttggaacgGGAAACTGTATGCAAAATCAAatcgtatatttctttttttctatctgattTCTGTCCTATATCACAAATTAATCCAGTCTGGAAGGAGCAAGCTGATGTTAGCAAGGAGCGAATTCTCCCACTCCCACCATAACTTACATTCCCGGACAAAAATAATACAAGAAACTTGAGAACAATTAATTATGATTTACGATAGCTAAAAAGTGAACTAAGCGGCAGTTTTCGACAACAATTTTGGTGTCTTACGAATGGCATTTGGCAATATTACAGGCATCCTATTAGAAGAAATAATAGCAATTAAAGGAAAATTAAGGATGAATCTATCCAGGCTAGTTGTTCCTTCGCGCTCATTTTCTGCATCAGCTGTCAGAAATGCAGCAATTAATCAAGTCACTGTAATTGGAAGTGGTCTGATGGGAGCAGGCATTGCACAGGTAGCAGCTCAAACAGGACACAAAGTGAACCTGGTGGATTTAAATGATGATGTTTTGAAGAAGGCagaaaacagcattaaaacaagtGTTTCACGTGTAGCAAAGAAGCAATTCAAAGATGATACAGAAAAGGGCAACAAATTTATTGATGAAACATTAACAAATATAACTTATATGACAGACAACAATAGATCTGTAGCAACAGCTGATCTAGTGATTGAAGCTATTATAgagaatgttgaaataaaaagaaaacttttttcatcacTGGATAAAGCAGCACCAAGTCATACTATATTTGCTTCAAATACATCATCCCTTCCCATAAAGGATATTGCTGAATCAACAACAAGGCTGGATAGATTTGGTGGTCTGC includes the following:
- the LOC136036113 gene encoding hydroxyacyl-coenzyme A dehydrogenase, mitochondrial-like, whose protein sequence is MAFGNITGILLEEIIAIKGKLRMNLSRLVVPSRSFSASAVRNAAINQVTVIGSGLMGAGIAQVAAQTGHKVNLVDLNDDVLKKAENSIKTSVSRVAKKQFKDDTEKGNKFIDETLTNITYMTDNNRSVATADLVIEAIIENVEIKRKLFSSLDKAAPSHTIFASNTSSLPIKDIAESTTRLDRFGGLHFFNPVPVMKLLEIIRIPETSDATYNKMVEWGKNMGKVTVTCKDTPGFIVNRLLVPYMMEALRMLERGDASARDIDTSMKLGAGYPMGPLELADYVGLDTSYYIVKGWAEKYPDNTLFENVPLLEKLIKEGKFGVKSGEGIYSYKK